From a single Sorghum bicolor cultivar BTx623 chromosome 5, Sorghum_bicolor_NCBIv3, whole genome shotgun sequence genomic region:
- the LOC8064807 gene encoding bisdemethoxycurcumin synthase translates to MQSTTQRKLDLSINIREIHLKAKDSCSHYITPGDVRRRARLSRRSTMAATHGPASIPQDQESRPSPAQRPNDAFAAVLGIGTANPANCLRQDEYADWYFRVTKSDHLTTLNNKLKRICEKSGIKKRHFHFTAQTTADHPEFLDRRGVPSLDGRLGITQDAVPELAAAAAARAIAEWGRPATDITHLVVTTNSGAHAPGADLRLAALLGLRPTVQRTLLYLHGCFGGCSALRVAKDLAENNRGARVLVASSEVSTLLAFGGPDEDHLDALLATALFGDGAGAAVIGVGDGDPTPVERPIFYMVSASQATLPGTERALYMQLGRSGLDLGISAEVPALLRGTIKGCVADMLAPLGLPVVPGAGWNGVFWAVHPGGRAILDSCEAALGLEAGKLAASRHVLSEYGNMLGSTIFFVLDEVRRRRQEGDCEWGLTLGIGPGVTVEMMVLQSASSQD, encoded by the exons ATGCAGTCAACTACGCAACGCAAACTTGATCTCTCAATAAATATAAGAGAGATTCACCTGAAGGCTAAAGATTCATGTTCGCACTATATCACGCCAGGAGACGTTCGTAGAAGAGCTCGGCTTAGCCGGCGATCGACAATGGCTGCAACTCACGGTCCTGCCAGCATTCCCCAGGACCAGGAGTCCCGGCCGTCGCCGGCGCAGCGCCCTAACGACGCCTTTGCCGCTGTGCTAGGCATCGGCACGGCAAACCCGGCGAACTGCCTACGCCAGGACGAGTACGCCGACTGGTACTTCCGTGTCACCAAGAGCGACCACCTCACCACGCTCAACAACAAACTGAAGAGAATAT GTGAGAAATCGGGCATCAAGAAGCGCCATTTCCACTTCACGGCGCAGACGACCGCCGACCACCCGGAGTTCCTGGACCGCCGCGGCGTGCCGTCGCTGGACGGACGGCTGGGCATCACGCAGGACGCCGTGCCGGagctggccgcggcggcggcggcgagggcgaTTGCGGAGTGGGGTCGCCCGGCCACCGACATCACGCACCTCGTGGTGACCACGAACTCCGGCGCCCACGCGCCGGGCGCCGACCTCCGCCTTGCCGCGCTCCTCGGCCTGCGCCCGACGGTGCAGCGCACGCTGCTGTACCTCCATGGCTGCTTCGGCGGCTGCAGCGCGCTCCGGGTCGCCAAGGACCTCGCCGAGAACAACCGCGGCGCGCGGGTGCTTGTTGCCAGCAGCGAGGTCAGCACGCTGTTAGCCTTCGGCGGCCCGGACGAGGACCACCTCGACGCCCTGCTCGCCACGGCGCTGTTCGGCGACGGTGCCGGCGCGGCCGTGATCGGCGTCGGCGACGGCGACCCGACGCCGGTCGAGCGCCCCATCTTTTACATGGTGTCCGCTTCTCAGGCAACGTTGCCAGGGACAGAGCGTGCCCTGTATATGCAGCTCGGGAGAAGCGGCTTGGACCTCGGCATATCTGCCGAGGTCCCGGCGCTTCTCCGTGGCACCATCAAGGGGTGCGTGGCGGACATGCTGGCGCCACTCGGCCTCCCGGTCGTTCCAGGTGCCGGCTGGAATGGCGTATTCTGGGCTGTGCACCCCGGCGGCCGTGCCATCTTGGACAGCTGCGAGGCCGCGCTGGGGCTGGAGGCCGGCAAGCTGGCGGCCTCCCGGCACGTGCTGAGCGAGTACGGCAACATGCTCGGCTCGACGATCTTCTTTGTTCTCGACGAGGTACGGCGCCGGCGACAAGAGGGTGACTGCGAGTGGGGACTCACGCTGGGGATCGGTCCGGGGGTCACCGTCGAGATGATGGTATTGCAATCCGCTAGCAGCCAAGACTAA